Proteins encoded together in one Halalkaliarchaeum sp. AArc-CO window:
- a CDS encoding Vms1/Ankzf1 family peptidyl-tRNA hydrolase, whose amino-acid sequence MIDRLLGRAELKARIDELEEANEHLERQLEAESDRRADAVTERQRAEERINRLEDRVEELQDRVRRAEDNRDEGLSFRHVERCRGRRLESVLDRLRSLEGPQEGILTAYVDGDVPEPVRELLGDRSPLVRDAAPALVLADDAGVVAAAMVPPLPPEPFLEWDDRFRLPRRWFRPTGRFGFGLVRSDTCAFGIYEGEELEAFEGFESDVISDHSKGGFSQGRFERRRDEQIDAHLDRVRDVLEDRDGDLDRTILVGEGTLLSRLASEADVTATTDAGGADRDALGDAFAEFWTTKLYGL is encoded by the coding sequence ATGATCGACAGGCTGTTGGGCCGCGCGGAACTGAAAGCGCGGATCGACGAGCTCGAGGAGGCAAACGAGCATCTCGAGCGACAGCTCGAAGCCGAATCCGATCGTCGGGCCGACGCCGTGACCGAAAGACAGCGGGCCGAAGAACGGATCAACCGTCTCGAGGATCGGGTCGAAGAGCTCCAGGATCGCGTCCGCCGGGCCGAGGATAATCGCGACGAGGGCCTGTCGTTCCGGCACGTCGAACGGTGTCGCGGGCGCCGTCTCGAGTCGGTCCTCGACCGGCTCCGCAGTCTCGAGGGTCCACAGGAGGGGATCCTGACGGCGTACGTCGACGGGGACGTTCCAGAGCCCGTCCGGGAGCTGCTCGGCGACAGGAGCCCGCTCGTTCGCGACGCCGCCCCGGCGCTGGTTCTCGCGGACGACGCCGGAGTCGTCGCCGCCGCGATGGTCCCGCCGCTGCCGCCGGAGCCGTTCCTCGAGTGGGACGATCGGTTCCGCCTTCCCAGGCGGTGGTTCCGGCCGACGGGACGGTTCGGCTTCGGGCTCGTCCGATCGGACACGTGCGCGTTCGGGATCTACGAGGGCGAGGAACTGGAAGCATTCGAGGGGTTCGAAAGCGACGTGATCTCGGATCACTCGAAAGGCGGGTTCTCGCAGGGGCGGTTCGAGCGCCGCCGGGACGAGCAGATCGACGCCCACCTGGATCGGGTCCGGGACGTGCTCGAAGACCGGGATGGGGATCTCGACCGGACGATCCTCGTCGGCGAGGGGACGCTACTCTCGCGGCTGGCGTCCGAGGCGGACGTCACGGCGACTACAGATGCGGGTGGGGCCGATCGGGACGCTCTCGGTGACGCGTTCGCGGAGTTCTGGACGACGAAACTGTACGGGCTGTGA
- a CDS encoding electron transfer flavoprotein subunit beta/FixA family protein: MKVLVTVKEVAEAADDFEISGIEIEEGYLEYDLNEWDDYAIEEAVQLSEQRDDVETVGVTIGPERSEETIRMALAKGIDRAVRVWDDAIERQDLLDVDAKARLLEAVVEAEDPDLVLSGVQANDDSFGATGVALARQLGFQWAAVVNRMELSDDDTIANVRRELEGGVEELTEIDMPAVLTIQTGINEPRYASLRGIRQAQSKEIDVQSLDDLGLGEEAVEGELDLTSMYEPVSESDAEIFEGDPDETAGKLAAVLQEKGVGAQ, translated from the coding sequence ATGAAAGTTCTCGTCACGGTGAAGGAGGTCGCCGAGGCCGCCGACGACTTCGAGATCTCGGGGATAGAAATCGAGGAGGGATATCTGGAGTACGACCTCAACGAGTGGGACGACTACGCGATCGAGGAGGCCGTCCAGCTTTCAGAACAGCGCGACGACGTCGAGACCGTCGGGGTGACGATCGGGCCCGAGCGCAGCGAGGAGACGATCCGGATGGCGCTGGCGAAAGGCATCGACCGGGCGGTACGCGTCTGGGACGACGCGATCGAACGCCAGGACCTGCTGGACGTCGACGCGAAGGCGCGGCTGCTCGAGGCCGTCGTCGAGGCGGAGGACCCCGACCTGGTGTTGTCGGGCGTGCAGGCAAACGACGACAGCTTCGGCGCGACCGGCGTAGCGCTCGCCCGTCAGCTCGGGTTCCAGTGGGCCGCGGTGGTAAACCGGATGGAGCTTTCCGACGACGATACGATCGCGAACGTTCGACGTGAACTGGAGGGCGGCGTCGAGGAGCTGACCGAAATCGACATGCCGGCGGTGCTCACGATCCAGACGGGGATCAACGAGCCGCGGTACGCCAGTCTCCGCGGCATCCGGCAGGCCCAGAGCAAGGAGATCGACGTGCAAAGCCTGGACGATCTGGGACTCGGCGAGGAAGCCGTCGAGGGGGAGCTCGACCTCACGAGCATGTACGAGCCCGTAAGCGAATCCGACGCCGAGATCTTCGAGGGCGACCCCGATGAGACGGCCGGGAAACTTGCTGCGGTCCTCCAGGAGAAGGGGGTGGGTGCCCAATGA
- a CDS encoding helix-turn-helix domain-containing protein produces MRLSALLAVAVLLGALAGTVAMVPAAGTSSPTALADSPTAPVDALQPSVDGDQTQTLGSLGGSENPPETTIRVVLHEDRNATWNVTVEYGLETDTERDAFDDFATDFEGGTADAPFDVETFERIVSVADDSTDREMAMTDVRRTAEQTEDVGTLRVEFTWTAFLATDGDQLVLDDALTTAADEPLLGSLESNQQLVIVTPDGYQVDTTPGVNPDLREGNAWLEGPQLFTAEDRLIVTYSPVDTDPTPGTPTETADGSWEIIGGAFLIGAAILIAALLYRRKTEGPDVPSDAVVPTAGENSSGDTPSPTDEGAVESDGREGADDEVDLSLLSDEERVERLLEQRSGRMRQAAIVEETGWSDAKVSQLLSTMAEDGRVEKLRLGRENLISLPEDADEGENGDTDAEE; encoded by the coding sequence ATGCGGCTTTCCGCCCTCTTGGCCGTGGCCGTGCTGCTCGGTGCGCTTGCCGGTACGGTCGCGATGGTTCCCGCGGCGGGTACCTCCTCACCGACCGCGTTAGCCGACTCGCCGACGGCTCCAGTCGACGCCTTGCAACCGTCCGTCGACGGAGATCAGACGCAGACTCTCGGCAGCCTCGGCGGATCCGAGAACCCTCCCGAAACGACGATCCGCGTCGTGCTTCACGAGGATCGAAACGCCACCTGGAACGTGACGGTCGAGTATGGACTCGAAACCGACACCGAGCGGGACGCCTTCGACGACTTCGCGACCGACTTCGAAGGCGGAACCGCGGACGCCCCGTTCGACGTCGAGACGTTCGAACGGATCGTCTCGGTCGCCGACGACTCCACCGACCGGGAAATGGCGATGACAGACGTCCGTCGGACCGCAGAACAGACGGAGGACGTCGGGACGCTCCGCGTCGAGTTCACCTGGACGGCGTTTCTCGCGACCGACGGTGATCAGCTCGTTCTCGACGACGCGTTGACGACGGCAGCCGACGAACCACTACTCGGATCGCTCGAATCGAACCAGCAGCTCGTGATCGTCACGCCGGACGGCTACCAGGTGGACACCACGCCGGGTGTGAACCCCGATCTCAGAGAGGGTAACGCGTGGCTCGAAGGGCCACAGCTGTTCACTGCGGAGGATCGTCTGATCGTCACGTACAGCCCCGTCGACACCGATCCGACTCCGGGAACGCCGACCGAAACAGCCGACGGCTCCTGGGAAATCATCGGCGGCGCGTTCCTGATCGGGGCGGCGATCCTGATCGCCGCGCTGCTGTATCGTCGCAAGACGGAGGGCCCGGACGTCCCGTCCGATGCGGTCGTACCGACGGCAGGGGAGAATTCCTCCGGCGACACGCCGTCGCCGACCGACGAGGGCGCCGTGGAGTCGGATGGCCGGGAGGGGGCCGACGACGAGGTCGATCTCTCGCTGCTCTCCGACGAGGAGCGGGTCGAACGCCTGCTCGAGCAACGCAGCGGCCGGATGCGACAGGCCGCGATCGTGGAGGAGACGGGGTGGTCGGACGCGAAGGTGTCCCAGCTCCTCTCGACGATGGCCGAGGACGGACGGGTAGAGAAGCTCCGCCTCGGCCGGGAGAACCTCATTTCGCTCCCGGAGGACGCCGACGAGGGCGAAAACGGCGACACCGACGCCGAAGAGTGA
- a CDS encoding phosphoribosyltransferase family protein, with the protein MNRAEKAALQLQAVAVLRMLKQTRTYDELSELTGLPAGDLNRYVNGHVLPGTDRAREVVDGIGREALATELRARVSVDDEGYVDNSSVVFDQSFLDLVAPVAAETLGFDRPDVVLTAATDGITLGAAMASYFDARVAYAKKSKETAVEEFIESRHRLASGIELTYYLPATAIDEGETVLVVDDLIRSGETQELLLDIAEQADAEVAGVFVLIAVGEEGLDRARAFTTAPVGALTTFEE; encoded by the coding sequence ATGAACAGAGCCGAGAAGGCCGCCCTGCAGTTGCAGGCGGTCGCCGTCTTGCGGATGCTGAAGCAGACGCGGACCTACGACGAGCTCTCCGAGCTGACCGGGCTTCCGGCGGGGGATCTGAACCGGTACGTCAACGGCCACGTGCTGCCCGGGACTGATCGCGCACGCGAGGTGGTCGACGGGATCGGCCGGGAGGCGCTCGCGACGGAGCTTCGAGCCCGGGTCTCCGTCGACGACGAGGGGTACGTCGACAACTCCTCGGTGGTGTTCGATCAGTCGTTTCTCGACCTCGTCGCGCCGGTCGCCGCCGAGACGCTCGGCTTCGATCGGCCGGACGTCGTGTTGACGGCGGCCACCGACGGGATCACTCTCGGGGCGGCGATGGCCTCCTACTTCGACGCGCGCGTCGCCTACGCGAAGAAGTCCAAAGAGACCGCAGTCGAGGAGTTCATCGAATCGCGACACCGGCTCGCCTCGGGAATCGAGCTCACCTACTACCTGCCGGCGACGGCGATCGACGAGGGGGAGACGGTGCTGGTCGTCGACGACCTCATCCGGTCGGGGGAGACCCAGGAGCTACTCCTGGACATCGCCGAGCAGGCCGACGCCGAGGTTGCCGGCGTCTTCGTACTGATCGCCGTCGGCGAGGAGGGACTCGACCGCGCTCGCGCGTTCACGACGGCGCCGGTCGGCGCCCTGACGACGTTCGAAGAGTGA
- a CDS encoding NCS2 family permease: MGLSETLSSYFDVDDHGSDVRTEVLAGITTFLAMSYIIVVNPAILSYAILWDHGAGERADTAVIDGATYTATEVFQMLAIVTILASIAAIVVMAFYAKRPFGLAPGMGLNAFFAFSVVVGFGIPWQTALAAVFVEGVIFILLTAVGARKYIISLFPEPVKFAVGAGIGVFLLFIGLQEMQIVVGDPETLVRLGDIFTNPVAIVALAGLILTLVLWARGVTGSIVIGILGTAVVGWVVALAGLVERGTLVDAQLLERTQTEGFLSVLMDVQWDITPLAGAFVDGFTHVEPITFAFVVFTFFFVDFFDTAGTLIGVSQFGGFLDEEGDLPEMDKPLMADAVGTTVGSMLGTSTVTTYIESSTGIEEGGRTGLTALVVGGLFLLAIPLVSLASIVPDYASFIALVVVGIIMFQGVTDIDWSDPAWTVSAVLTITIMPLTYSIADGLAAGIIAYPIVKLAMGEGRDVVPGQYAIAAVLALYYVLQTGGFIL; encoded by the coding sequence ATGGGGTTGAGCGAAACACTTTCGTCGTACTTCGACGTCGACGACCACGGCTCCGACGTCCGTACTGAAGTTCTCGCGGGGATCACGACGTTCCTCGCGATGAGTTACATCATCGTCGTAAACCCGGCGATCCTCTCGTATGCGATCCTGTGGGACCACGGGGCAGGAGAGCGTGCCGACACTGCGGTCATCGACGGGGCGACCTACACGGCGACGGAGGTGTTCCAGATGCTGGCGATCGTTACCATTCTGGCATCGATTGCGGCGATCGTGGTGATGGCGTTTTACGCGAAACGGCCCTTCGGGCTCGCGCCGGGGATGGGGCTAAACGCCTTCTTCGCCTTTTCGGTCGTCGTGGGCTTCGGTATCCCCTGGCAGACGGCGCTGGCGGCGGTGTTCGTGGAGGGCGTGATCTTCATCCTGCTAACGGCGGTCGGCGCCCGCAAGTACATCATCTCGCTGTTCCCCGAGCCGGTGAAGTTCGCTGTCGGAGCCGGGATCGGCGTGTTCTTGCTTTTCATCGGTCTCCAGGAGATGCAGATCGTCGTAGGGGATCCCGAAACGCTCGTCCGGCTGGGTGACATCTTCACCAACCCCGTGGCGATCGTGGCGCTGGCGGGCCTGATACTCACACTCGTGTTGTGGGCTCGCGGCGTGACCGGCAGCATCGTGATCGGCATCCTCGGGACGGCGGTGGTCGGATGGGTCGTCGCCCTGGCCGGGCTCGTAGAGCGCGGGACGCTCGTGGACGCCCAGCTGCTCGAACGGACACAGACGGAGGGATTCCTCTCGGTGCTGATGGACGTCCAGTGGGACATCACGCCGCTTGCGGGTGCGTTCGTCGACGGGTTCACACACGTGGAACCGATTACGTTCGCGTTCGTCGTGTTCACGTTCTTCTTCGTGGACTTCTTCGACACGGCGGGGACGCTGATCGGCGTCTCCCAGTTCGGCGGCTTCCTCGACGAGGAGGGCGACCTCCCGGAGATGGACAAGCCATTGATGGCGGACGCGGTCGGCACTACCGTCGGTTCGATGCTCGGCACCTCGACGGTGACGACGTACATCGAATCCTCGACCGGAATCGAGGAGGGCGGTCGGACCGGGCTCACCGCGCTGGTCGTCGGAGGGCTGTTCCTGCTTGCGATCCCGCTGGTATCGCTGGCGTCGATCGTGCCGGACTACGCTTCCTTTATCGCGCTGGTCGTGGTCGGCATCATCATGTTCCAGGGCGTCACCGACATCGACTGGTCGGACCCCGCCTGGACGGTGTCGGCGGTGTTGACGATCACGATCATGCCGCTCACCTACTCGATCGCCGACGGGCTGGCGGCGGGGATCATCGCGTACCCGATCGTCAAGCTCGCGATGGGTGAAGGTCGTGACGTCGTCCCCGGCCAGTACGCCATCGCGGCGGTGCTGGCGCTGTACTACGTGCTCCAGACCGGCGGATTCATCCTCTGA
- a CDS encoding polyprenyl synthetase family protein, with amino-acid sequence MEYLEHRVELVNDRLSEVIEGIEPGQLSAELEHVVLAGGKRVRPAVTVLSCEACGGDPADAVDFAAGVEFVHNASLVVDDIIDRSQLRRGTPSAWAEFGYGPALITSDGLLGEAFWLFSADDRATQIVAEAMVELGEGEATELVSYPDSEEAYMELARRKTGALFRAAAELGAVAADADAFTVEAFGEYAERVGIAFQIRDDVLDATADADDLGKPTGQDEQMDRPSFVQVTGLSVEEANRRAQRQADLALQSLEAADVPETAAKGYLRDLAEFVVVRER; translated from the coding sequence ATGGAGTATCTCGAGCATCGGGTCGAGCTCGTGAACGACCGTCTCAGCGAGGTCATCGAGGGGATCGAACCCGGACAGCTGAGCGCGGAACTGGAGCACGTCGTGCTGGCGGGCGGCAAGCGAGTCCGTCCGGCAGTGACGGTGCTGTCCTGCGAGGCGTGTGGCGGGGATCCGGCGGACGCGGTCGACTTCGCTGCGGGCGTCGAGTTCGTCCACAACGCGTCGCTCGTCGTCGATGACATCATCGACCGCTCGCAGCTTCGGCGAGGCACCCCGAGCGCCTGGGCCGAGTTCGGCTACGGCCCGGCGTTGATCACGAGCGACGGGCTCCTCGGCGAGGCGTTCTGGCTGTTTTCCGCGGACGATCGGGCGACCCAGATCGTCGCGGAGGCGATGGTCGAGCTCGGGGAGGGGGAGGCGACCGAGCTCGTGTCCTACCCCGACTCCGAGGAGGCGTACATGGAGCTGGCCCGACGAAAGACGGGCGCACTGTTCCGCGCGGCGGCGGAGCTGGGTGCCGTCGCCGCCGACGCGGACGCGTTTACCGTCGAGGCGTTCGGCGAGTACGCAGAGCGTGTCGGGATCGCGTTCCAGATCCGGGACGACGTGTTGGACGCGACTGCAGACGCCGACGACCTGGGGAAACCGACCGGCCAGGACGAACAGATGGACCGGCCCTCGTTCGTTCAGGTGACCGGGCTCTCCGTCGAGGAGGCGAACCGGCGGGCACAGCGCCAGGCCGACCTCGCGCTCCAGTCGCTCGAGGCGGCCGACGTGCCCGAGACCGCGGCGAAGGGGTATCTCCGCGACCTTGCGGAGTTCGTCGTCGTGCGGGAGCGTTGA
- a CDS encoding electron transfer flavoprotein subunit alpha/FixB family protein — MSAVLAVADHRRGALRDVSFELLAAGRELADALGGEFHVAVIGGDVESFAEELNREGVDVVHTVDEGEEFNHDVYVQAVEALCEEVDATAILSPNSVNGLDYAPAVANGLSIPLVTDAIALAYEDGLEVTREMYGSKVETTVEVDDDRFFVTIRSGEWPAVEGRGDASIEPFEFELDESAVGSRVQGFEEVGEGDVDISDADVLVSVGRGIEEEENLEIVEALADALDATLSASRPVVDNGWLPKNRQVGQSGKVVSPEVYIAVGISGAVQHVAGMKGAKTIVAINTDPNAPIFDIADYGIVDDLFEVVPELTEQFE, encoded by the coding sequence ATGAGCGCCGTGCTCGCGGTCGCGGACCACCGTCGCGGCGCACTCCGGGACGTGAGCTTCGAACTGCTCGCCGCGGGTCGGGAACTCGCCGACGCCCTCGGCGGGGAATTCCACGTCGCGGTGATCGGCGGCGACGTCGAGTCGTTCGCCGAGGAACTGAACCGGGAGGGTGTCGACGTCGTCCACACCGTCGACGAGGGGGAGGAGTTCAACCACGACGTCTACGTCCAGGCCGTCGAGGCCCTGTGTGAGGAAGTGGACGCGACGGCGATCCTCTCGCCCAACAGCGTCAACGGGCTGGACTACGCGCCGGCGGTCGCAAATGGGCTGTCGATCCCGCTTGTGACCGACGCGATCGCACTGGCGTACGAGGACGGGCTCGAGGTGACCCGCGAGATGTACGGTTCGAAGGTCGAAACCACCGTCGAGGTGGACGACGACCGGTTCTTCGTGACGATCCGGAGCGGGGAGTGGCCCGCCGTCGAGGGCCGGGGCGACGCGTCGATCGAGCCGTTCGAATTCGAACTGGACGAGTCGGCCGTCGGCAGCCGCGTCCAGGGGTTCGAGGAGGTCGGAGAGGGCGACGTCGACATCTCGGATGCGGACGTACTGGTGTCGGTCGGTCGCGGCATCGAAGAGGAGGAGAACCTCGAGATCGTAGAGGCGCTGGCGGACGCGCTGGACGCGACGCTTTCGGCCTCGCGACCGGTCGTCGACAACGGCTGGCTGCCGAAGAACCGCCAGGTCGGCCAGTCCGGCAAGGTGGTCTCGCCGGAGGTGTACATCGCCGTCGGCATCTCGGGGGCGGTCCAGCACGTCGCCGGGATGAAGGGGGCGAAGACGATCGTCGCGATCAACACCGACCCGAACGCGCCGATCTTCGACATCGCCGATTACGGCATCGTCGACGACCTCTTCGAGGTCGTTCCCGAACTGACCGAGCAGTTCGAGTAG